The Flavobacterium marginilacus genome window below encodes:
- a CDS encoding FtsW/RodA/SpoVE family cell cycle protein, with protein MKELISKLKGDKGIWSFVILLALFSFMPVFSASSNLAYLGHGTGNTLGYLVKHLAHICFGILIIYWVHNIPYHYFRAISKAGLPIVWLLLGYTLVKGTVIAGANASRWIQIPFVGLSFQTSTLAAIVLFIFVARYLSKTRETPITFKSSLWELWTPVFITLVFILPANFSTTALIFSMVLMLVFIGRYPLKYIFFIIGSGAVMLTFFVLISKQFPESRFFSRVGTWESRIENFTSNKADEDDYQIEKAKIAIASGQIYGLGPGKSVQKNFLPQSSSDFIYAIIVEEYGLVGGLGVLVLYLLLLFRFVVASHKANTLFGKLVVIGLGFPMIFQAMINMAVAVELLPVTGQTLPLISSGGSSIWMTCFGLGIILSVTKKEEEIAQEKLDKEKREEILQKLIDREMEADLAEADLKNGNDNFDTGNYSITDNSNNPMNAVLK; from the coding sequence ATGAAAGAGCTAATTAGCAAGTTAAAAGGAGATAAAGGCATTTGGTCATTCGTGATCTTATTGGCTTTGTTTTCCTTTATGCCTGTTTTTAGTGCCAGCAGTAATTTGGCTTATTTAGGTCATGGTACTGGTAATACTTTGGGTTATCTGGTAAAGCATTTAGCTCACATCTGTTTTGGTATACTGATTATTTATTGGGTACATAACATTCCTTATCATTATTTTAGAGCAATTTCCAAGGCTGGACTGCCTATTGTCTGGCTTTTATTAGGATACACTCTTGTAAAAGGTACTGTAATTGCAGGCGCCAATGCGAGCCGATGGATTCAGATTCCGTTTGTTGGGTTGTCATTTCAGACATCAACACTTGCAGCTATTGTTTTATTTATCTTTGTTGCCCGTTATTTATCTAAGACCAGAGAAACTCCTATTACTTTCAAATCTTCGCTTTGGGAACTTTGGACTCCTGTTTTTATTACACTGGTATTTATTCTGCCTGCCAATTTTTCTACAACTGCCTTGATTTTTTCAATGGTGCTTATGCTTGTTTTTATTGGAAGATATCCTTTGAAATACATCTTTTTTATCATTGGTTCAGGAGCAGTGATGTTAACCTTTTTTGTATTGATATCAAAACAATTTCCAGAGTCAAGATTTTTTAGCAGGGTAGGAACATGGGAAAGCCGGATAGAAAATTTCACAAGCAATAAAGCTGATGAGGATGATTATCAAATTGAAAAGGCCAAAATTGCTATAGCTTCCGGTCAGATATATGGTTTAGGGCCTGGTAAAAGTGTTCAGAAAAACTTCCTGCCGCAGTCTTCTTCCGATTTTATTTATGCCATTATTGTTGAAGAATACGGATTAGTAGGCGGTTTAGGGGTTTTGGTTTTGTACCTGCTTTTGCTATTTAGATTTGTCGTTGCTTCTCATAAAGCGAACACTCTTTTTGGGAAATTAGTGGTAATTGGATTAGGTTTTCCAATGATTTTTCAGGCCATGATTAATATGGCAGTTGCCGTTGAATTATTGCCGGTTACGGGGCAGACCCTGCCTCTGATAAGCAGCGGAGGAAGTTCTATCTGGATGACTTGTTTTGGGCTTGGAATTATTTTAAGTGTGACCAAAAAAGAAGAAGAAATTGCTCAGGAAAAATTAGATAAAGAAAAAAGAGAAGAAATTCTTCAAAAGCTTATAGACAGAGAAATGGAAGCAGATCTCGCGGAAGCAGATTTAAAAAATGGTAATGACAATTTTGACACAGGTAATTATTCGATTACGGATAATTCAAATAATCCAATGAATGCAGTGCTGAAATAA
- the murD gene encoding UDP-N-acetylmuramoyl-L-alanine--D-glutamate ligase, with the protein MRLVILGGGESGVGTAILGKKQGYDVFVSDFGKIKDSYKEVLVINEIAWEEEKHTEELILNADVVMKSPGIPDKSPIVKQLKSKGVSIISEIEFAAAFTNAVTIGITGSNGKTTTTMLTHHVLKSAGLNVGLAGNVGKSFAWQVADNNYDYYVIELSSFQLDGIVNFKPHVAVITNISPDHLDRYDYKYQNYIDSKFRITMNQTEEDFLIYDANDEAILEWLKNNTVRAKLIPFSLTDEYSEGAFIKNNTMEVKINTEEFTMDTEHISLEGKHNLKNAMAASSVANILKIRKSTIRESMSDFQGVEHRLEKVLKIQNVQYINDSKATNVNSVFFALESMNSPTVWIVGGVDKGNDYHELMSLVREKVKAIICLGIDNKKIIDAFGSVVDIMVEVDNMNEAVKMAQRLSEKGDTVLLSPACASFDLFESYEDRGRQFKQAVKNL; encoded by the coding sequence ATGAGGCTGGTAATATTAGGAGGAGGAGAAAGCGGTGTAGGTACTGCTATCCTTGGTAAGAAACAGGGTTATGATGTTTTTGTTTCTGATTTTGGAAAAATAAAAGACAGTTATAAAGAAGTACTGGTTATTAATGAAATAGCCTGGGAAGAAGAAAAGCATACTGAGGAATTGATTCTGAATGCTGATGTTGTGATGAAGAGTCCGGGTATTCCAGATAAATCACCCATCGTTAAGCAATTAAAGAGTAAAGGTGTTTCTATAATTTCTGAGATTGAATTTGCGGCCGCTTTTACAAACGCAGTAACTATTGGAATTACTGGAAGCAACGGTAAAACTACAACTACAATGTTAACACATCATGTGTTAAAATCAGCAGGGCTGAATGTAGGATTAGCCGGAAATGTTGGTAAAAGTTTTGCCTGGCAGGTGGCAGATAATAATTATGATTACTATGTTATTGAGTTAAGCAGTTTTCAGCTGGACGGCATTGTGAATTTTAAACCGCATGTTGCAGTAATAACAAATATAAGTCCGGATCATTTGGATCGCTACGATTACAAATATCAAAATTATATTGATTCAAAGTTCAGAATTACAATGAATCAGACCGAGGAAGATTTCCTTATTTATGATGCAAATGATGAGGCCATTTTAGAATGGTTAAAGAATAATACAGTAAGAGCTAAATTAATTCCTTTTTCGTTAACCGATGAATATAGCGAAGGAGCGTTTATAAAAAATAACACAATGGAAGTTAAAATCAATACAGAAGAGTTTACAATGGATACAGAACATATTTCATTAGAAGGAAAACATAATTTGAAAAATGCCATGGCAGCAAGTTCAGTTGCCAATATTTTGAAAATTAGAAAAAGTACTATTCGTGAAAGCATGTCCGATTTCCAAGGTGTTGAGCATCGTTTAGAGAAAGTACTCAAAATTCAGAATGTTCAGTATATAAATGATTCTAAAGCTACCAATGTGAACTCTGTATTTTTTGCTTTGGAAAGCATGAATTCGCCGACTGTCTGGATTGTTGGGGGTGTTGATAAAGGGAATGACTATCATGAATTAATGTCACTTGTACGTGAGAAAGTTAAAGCTATTATTTGTTTAGGAATCGATAATAAAAAAATTATTGATGCGTTTGGCAGTGTGGTCGATATTATGGTAGAAGTAGACAATATGAATGAAGCTGTAAAAATGGCACAGCGTTTATCCGAAAAAGGCGATACTGTTTTATTGTCACCGGCATGCGCAAGTTTTGATTTGTTTGAAAGCTATGAAGATAGAGGAAGACAGTTTAAGCAGGCGGTTAAAAATTTATAA